A part of Corynebacterium mustelae genomic DNA contains:
- a CDS encoding metal-dependent transcriptional regulator: MKDLVDTTEMYLRTIYELEEEGITPLRARIAERLDQSGPTVSQTVARMERDGLVVVANDRSLQMTPEGRSLATAVMRKHRLAERLLTDVIGLDIHKVHDEACRWEHVMSDEVERRLVEVLDVFDRSPFGNPIPGLESLGVSVADPVEPGIRTIDTQQSDIARRVRIVQINEILQVDPQQFRALIDAGITVGSEVDFEHHDGEIRLINGDKVVELVDDLAHAIRIEEI; encoded by the coding sequence GTGAAAGATTTGGTCGATACTACAGAAATGTATCTCCGGACCATTTACGAATTAGAGGAAGAAGGAATCACTCCTCTGCGGGCTAGGATCGCTGAGCGCCTCGACCAATCCGGCCCTACTGTTAGTCAGACTGTTGCCCGCATGGAGCGTGACGGGTTGGTCGTAGTCGCTAACGATCGCAGTCTGCAAATGACCCCTGAGGGTCGTAGCCTCGCCACAGCTGTCATGCGTAAACATCGACTTGCTGAGCGCCTACTTACCGATGTCATAGGTCTAGATATCCACAAAGTTCACGATGAAGCCTGCCGGTGGGAGCATGTTATGAGCGACGAAGTGGAGCGTCGCCTGGTGGAAGTTTTAGATGTTTTCGACCGCTCCCCTTTCGGAAATCCGATTCCCGGTTTGGAATCTTTAGGAGTATCCGTAGCGGATCCGGTGGAGCCGGGAATCCGAACCATCGATACCCAACAAAGTGATATTGCGCGCAGGGTTCGGATTGTTCAGATTAATGAAATCCTTCAAGTAGACCCACAACAGTTCCGGGCTCTTATCGATGCCGGGATCACGGTCGGCTCCGAGGTTGACTTTGAACATCATGATGGTGAGATCCGGCTAATCAATGGCGACAAGGTTGTTGAGCTTGTCGACGATCTTGCTCACGCTATCCGGATTGAAGAAATTTAA
- the galE gene encoding UDP-glucose 4-epimerase GalE has translation MKLLVTGGAGYVGSVCATVLLEQGHEVVIVDNLSTGNKSAIPSDAAFVHADIRDKADEVLSSGDFDGVIHFAARSLVGESMTKPEEYWHHNFVTTLALLDAMRTHNVTNLVFSSTAATYGEPEVVPIVESAPTRPTNPYGASKLAIDYAITSYAQAHGLAATSLRYFNVAGAYGNVGENREVETHLIPLVLQVALGHRDNIMIFGDDWPTPDGTCIRDYIHIKDLADAHLLALESNTAGIHRIFNLGSGDGYSVKQVIDKCREVTGHPIPADVAPRRAGDPAVLIASSQKAQDELGWRPSKTDLHTIVSDAWAFTEKLGNNAHSARR, from the coding sequence ATGAAGCTTTTGGTTACAGGTGGCGCTGGTTATGTAGGCAGTGTTTGTGCAACCGTTTTATTGGAGCAAGGGCACGAGGTAGTCATCGTTGACAATCTTTCTACTGGTAACAAATCGGCAATCCCTTCGGACGCAGCTTTTGTTCATGCCGACATACGAGATAAAGCAGACGAGGTGCTAAGTAGTGGTGATTTTGATGGTGTCATCCACTTTGCTGCTCGCTCTCTAGTTGGTGAGTCCATGACCAAGCCCGAAGAATACTGGCACCATAATTTCGTCACTACCTTGGCGTTGCTTGATGCGATGCGCACTCACAATGTCACCAATTTGGTTTTTTCTTCTACTGCTGCCACCTACGGTGAGCCTGAAGTTGTTCCTATTGTTGAATCTGCTCCCACCCGACCAACAAATCCTTATGGCGCTTCAAAGCTAGCGATTGATTATGCGATCACGTCCTACGCACAGGCCCATGGTCTTGCAGCCACAAGTTTGCGCTATTTCAATGTTGCTGGTGCGTACGGAAACGTGGGCGAAAACCGCGAAGTCGAAACTCATCTAATCCCATTGGTGCTCCAGGTTGCTCTCGGGCATAGGGACAATATCATGATTTTTGGAGACGACTGGCCAACTCCCGACGGCACTTGTATCCGGGACTATATTCACATTAAGGATCTGGCGGATGCTCATTTGCTCGCGCTTGAGTCCAACACTGCTGGTATACACCGAATTTTTAATCTGGGCTCCGGCGATGGCTATTCGGTCAAGCAGGTCATTGATAAATGCCGTGAGGTCACCGGCCATCCCATTCCTGCAGATGTGGCGCCGCGGCGTGCGGGTGACCCTGCGGTGCTGATCGCATCTTCACAAAAAGCACAAGATGAATTGGGGTGGCGGCCATCAAAAACTGATTTGCATACCATCGTATCGGACGCGTGGGCATTCACCGAGAAGCTTGGGAACAACGCCCACAGCGCCCGTCGTTAA
- a CDS encoding DUF4192 domain-containing protein: MTHFRHETSIPAEMLANLPAVLGFYPHESVIFTGFTFATETSLTLGPVLRVNIEDLQVLPEIGEALERIGNDVVFAFVISAQASHEHQLLEEIINMLVHASETRVVNIDACWYSSEITTGNPYRLLFDRASALSHKVKKESGGWLFGNIPDIAASSAMKSLVEAGDVPELNREESFRYFARETENSCAAHDCEIDERITQIANGMIAEIYAQPSHIESYIDRLRQILDAVAAQPDSVQPCDEFVEFCAAICNQVVLRDAMLMTFLTAPVGSKRLCLSVARSVSGVSRNNALCVYAICALSQHRNPKGFHALIASSMDDPEHSLTQLLISGFQAGIIDKLLACIETGCAHTLAQLGLEPSDSDGDARHAA, from the coding sequence ATGACACACTTTCGACATGAAACAAGCATACCGGCCGAAATGTTGGCGAACCTCCCAGCTGTCCTGGGTTTTTATCCTCACGAATCCGTAATTTTTACTGGCTTTACCTTTGCTACGGAAACGTCACTCACACTAGGGCCAGTATTGCGGGTCAATATTGAGGACCTACAGGTGCTTCCTGAGATTGGTGAGGCGCTAGAACGCATTGGAAACGACGTTGTGTTTGCGTTTGTGATTTCGGCACAGGCCAGTCATGAGCATCAGCTATTGGAAGAAATAATTAACATGTTGGTGCATGCCAGTGAAACCAGGGTGGTGAATATCGATGCTTGTTGGTACAGCTCGGAGATTACAACTGGAAACCCGTATCGATTGCTGTTTGACCGTGCAAGTGCGTTGTCGCATAAAGTAAAGAAGGAGAGTGGCGGATGGCTGTTCGGAAACATTCCGGATATCGCTGCTTCATCGGCTATGAAATCCCTAGTTGAAGCAGGCGATGTTCCAGAGCTAAACCGAGAAGAATCATTCCGATATTTTGCTCGAGAAACCGAGAATAGTTGCGCAGCCCACGATTGCGAAATTGACGAGCGCATCACCCAGATCGCTAACGGAATGATTGCGGAAATTTATGCTCAACCATCGCACATTGAATCCTATATTGATCGCCTCCGACAAATACTTGATGCAGTGGCCGCGCAACCAGATTCAGTACAACCTTGTGATGAATTCGTGGAATTTTGCGCGGCAATCTGCAACCAAGTGGTATTACGTGACGCAATGTTGATGACTTTTTTAACCGCGCCGGTTGGTTCCAAGCGGTTATGCTTATCGGTGGCGAGGTCGGTTAGTGGGGTAAGTCGAAACAATGCATTATGCGTCTATGCGATTTGCGCGCTCAGTCAGCACCGAAATCCGAAAGGATTCCACGCGCTAATAGCTTCAAGTATGGATGATCCGGAACATTCATTAACCCAGCTGCTCATTAGTGGATTTCAGGCAGGCATTATTGATAAGCTCCTGGCCTGCATTGAAACCGGTTGTGCGCATACTTTAGCCCAGTTAGGTTTAGAACCGTCTGATTCCGATGGGGATGCGAGACACGCTGCTTAA
- a CDS encoding PAC2 family protein: protein MQERNPRMYELEFPAPAITDQGADGPTLIVALQGYADAGHAVDASSAHLLAALDHRLLASFNNDELIDYRSRRPSVTIDRNSVVDMENLELGIQVLKDTNGKAFLLLSGPEPDMRWEAFTEAVADLVERFNVSQTICLYSAPMTVPHTRPMVISAHGNTLELLEPHYKLGSRFSIPGSAALQLERLLNQKGRNVAGYTAHVPHYLAASPYPQATLKLLEAVGDAADLEFPLGALEEDAQRVAAQIDEQVASSHEIEQVVSLLEQQYDENLDRYREEHPHSAVLGELPASPVPTGEELGEEFERFLAELDNQANEDTPDTDDS, encoded by the coding sequence ATGCAGGAACGAAACCCCCGCATGTACGAACTAGAATTTCCCGCACCAGCGATTACTGATCAGGGTGCAGATGGGCCCACACTCATTGTTGCCCTTCAGGGGTATGCCGACGCAGGGCACGCAGTGGACGCAAGCTCCGCACATTTACTAGCGGCATTAGACCATCGCCTACTTGCATCATTTAATAACGATGAACTAATTGATTATCGCTCGCGCCGCCCAAGTGTGACCATTGACAGAAATTCAGTAGTCGATATGGAAAACCTTGAGCTTGGGATTCAAGTCCTCAAAGACACAAATGGAAAAGCATTTTTATTGCTGTCTGGCCCGGAGCCAGACATGCGATGGGAAGCGTTCACCGAGGCAGTGGCAGATCTTGTCGAGCGTTTTAACGTCAGCCAAACCATTTGTTTATATTCCGCCCCCATGACCGTTCCACATACTCGACCAATGGTCATAAGTGCCCACGGAAACACCCTTGAGCTGCTAGAACCACATTATAAACTGGGTTCACGTTTTAGTATTCCCGGCTCCGCAGCATTGCAACTAGAGCGATTGCTAAACCAAAAAGGTAGAAATGTAGCGGGATATACAGCACATGTTCCCCATTATTTAGCGGCCTCTCCTTACCCGCAGGCAACACTCAAACTTTTGGAAGCCGTAGGGGATGCAGCAGATCTAGAATTCCCGTTGGGAGCATTGGAAGAAGACGCCCAGCGCGTAGCTGCACAAATTGATGAGCAGGTCGCAAGTTCGCACGAGATTGAGCAAGTGGTATCACTATTGGAACAGCAATACGATGAAAACCTCGATCGATACCGTGAGGAACACCCTCATTCAGCAGTGCTTGGTGAATTACCTGCTTCACCCGTCCCAACGGGTGAAGAACTCGGCGAGGAATTCGAACGTTTCCTTGCGGAACTAGATAACCAAGCTAACGAGGACACACCAGATACTGACGATTCATAA
- a CDS encoding DEAD/DEAH box helicase: MNLTRMLPDLEEVPESLIDESIFDSFLAWTRQKGISLYPAQEEAALSILAEDNVILATPTGSGKSMVAIAAHFIALARGQRSFYTAPIKALVNEKFFALCDIFGPESVGMMTGDATVNGGAPIICATAEIVANIALRDGADSSIDQVIMDEFHYYSDPARGWAWQVPLLELPQAQFLLMSATLGDTSTIRRDLSNRTNRTTSLIGTNAERPVPLEFEFVYTPIHETVEKLLATDKAPIYVVHFTQKEAVERAQSLTSLGSIISDEQKLRIAKEIGDFKFTTTFGHTLSKLLRRGIGVHHAGMLPKYRRLVEKLSQTGLLKVICGTDTLGVGINVPIRTVLFSGLAKFDGSRSRILASREFHQIAGRAGRAGYDTVGYVVIQATEHEVENWRLRQRAGSDPAKIKKLRKKTARDGEVVWTEKTYLRLIEAQAEDLTSQFRVSNSLLLNVIARPGDGYMHLKKLLRGSHNSRSAQNNDILKALELFRGLVNAGIIVKLDTPDSAGRLYHITEDLQRDFALNQPLAPFALAALELLDRDSASFTLDVISIFEAILEDPRALLIAQQKQARAEELAALKLEGVDYSERMAIIEEITWPKPLEEELEHAFGIYCKGHPWAREFELRPKSVVRDMIEHGMTFSDVIATYAMARGEGVVLRYLTDAWRTLQHTIPQEYITEELADVINWLGEVVRQVDSSLVDEWARMADPDAPISADTVARELAFGMEDPTALTANQRAFSIMVRNTMFRIVQLFALEKEEQLQQMVEYLDNPPDFPTAMDAYFEEYSDMDVGPDARGPEYFMLKKNGRRWEVRQIMKDPQEDNAFSVVGIVDFDASDEVGEVRFETLSIEY, from the coding sequence GTGAATCTTACCCGAATGTTGCCGGACCTAGAAGAAGTACCCGAATCACTTATCGACGAATCTATCTTCGACTCCTTTCTAGCTTGGACCCGCCAGAAAGGTATTTCGCTCTACCCTGCTCAAGAAGAAGCAGCACTGAGCATTCTGGCCGAAGACAACGTAATTCTTGCCACCCCAACTGGATCTGGAAAATCCATGGTAGCCATCGCTGCGCACTTTATCGCGCTCGCGCGAGGGCAACGCAGCTTCTATACCGCGCCTATCAAGGCACTTGTCAATGAAAAGTTTTTTGCACTGTGCGATATCTTTGGGCCAGAATCGGTGGGAATGATGACCGGAGATGCCACGGTCAATGGCGGAGCTCCTATCATTTGCGCCACTGCGGAAATCGTGGCCAATATTGCGTTGCGGGACGGTGCAGACTCAAGCATTGACCAAGTAATCATGGACGAGTTCCACTATTATTCGGATCCCGCCCGCGGCTGGGCCTGGCAGGTTCCCCTACTGGAACTACCCCAGGCGCAATTTCTTCTTATGTCAGCAACGTTAGGAGATACCTCAACGATCCGCCGCGACTTGAGTAACCGTACTAACCGAACCACATCGTTAATCGGTACTAATGCAGAACGTCCAGTACCGTTAGAGTTCGAATTTGTGTATACACCGATACATGAAACCGTCGAAAAGCTCCTGGCAACCGACAAAGCCCCCATCTACGTAGTTCATTTTACCCAGAAGGAAGCAGTAGAGCGGGCGCAGTCGCTTACTAGCTTGGGCAGCATCATATCTGATGAACAAAAATTACGCATAGCTAAAGAAATCGGTGATTTTAAGTTCACCACAACGTTCGGCCACACCCTGTCAAAACTACTGCGACGCGGCATTGGAGTGCACCACGCCGGCATGTTGCCCAAATATCGCCGATTGGTAGAAAAACTTTCGCAAACAGGTTTGCTTAAAGTTATCTGCGGCACAGATACGTTGGGCGTCGGAATTAATGTTCCGATTCGTACGGTGCTGTTTTCTGGATTGGCGAAATTTGACGGTAGTCGCAGCCGAATACTAGCCTCCCGAGAGTTTCATCAAATCGCTGGAAGGGCGGGTAGAGCTGGGTACGATACTGTCGGGTATGTCGTCATTCAGGCAACTGAACACGAAGTTGAGAACTGGCGATTACGGCAACGTGCCGGATCAGACCCGGCTAAGATTAAAAAGCTACGAAAGAAGACTGCCCGGGATGGTGAGGTGGTATGGACTGAGAAGACCTACCTCCGGCTTATCGAAGCCCAAGCGGAAGATCTCACCAGCCAATTCCGTGTATCTAATTCCCTATTGCTGAATGTTATTGCCCGGCCTGGGGACGGGTACATGCATCTAAAGAAACTCTTAAGAGGAAGTCACAATAGTCGTTCGGCCCAAAATAACGATATTCTCAAGGCGTTGGAGCTATTTCGCGGGTTGGTGAATGCTGGAATCATAGTAAAACTAGACACTCCCGATTCTGCAGGCAGGCTGTATCACATAACCGAAGACCTGCAACGTGATTTCGCACTAAATCAGCCGTTGGCTCCTTTCGCTCTAGCAGCACTGGAATTACTAGATCGTGACTCCGCATCTTTTACCTTGGATGTAATTAGTATCTTCGAAGCCATCCTTGAAGATCCACGCGCATTACTTATCGCTCAGCAAAAACAAGCACGCGCTGAGGAACTAGCGGCTTTAAAATTGGAGGGTGTCGACTATTCCGAGCGCATGGCGATAATTGAAGAGATAACTTGGCCTAAACCCTTGGAAGAAGAGTTGGAGCATGCCTTTGGCATTTATTGCAAGGGGCACCCATGGGCTAGGGAATTCGAACTAAGGCCAAAGTCTGTGGTTCGAGACATGATCGAACACGGAATGACGTTCTCGGACGTCATCGCAACCTACGCAATGGCCCGCGGCGAAGGCGTCGTTTTGCGATATCTTACCGATGCCTGGCGCACATTGCAGCATACAATCCCGCAGGAATACATAACGGAGGAATTAGCTGACGTGATCAATTGGTTGGGCGAGGTAGTCCGCCAAGTAGATTCGTCGCTTGTCGACGAATGGGCCCGGATGGCGGATCCAGATGCCCCTATCTCCGCCGATACGGTTGCTAGGGAATTAGCCTTTGGAATGGAGGACCCAACAGCACTAACCGCCAATCAACGGGCCTTCTCCATCATGGTGCGTAATACCATGTTCCGGATTGTTCAGCTTTTCGCACTAGAAAAAGAAGAACAGTTGCAACAAATGGTGGAATATTTAGACAATCCGCCGGACTTCCCCACCGCTATGGATGCATATTTTGAGGAATACAGCGATATGGATGTTGGACCAGACGCCCGTGGCCCAGAGTATTTCATGTTGAAAAAGAATGGGCGGAGATGGGAAGTCAGACAAATTATGAAGGATCCCCAGGAAGATAACGCTTTCAGTGTTGTCGGCATCGTCGATTTTGATGCTTCCGATGAGGTTGGCGAAGTACGGTTCGAAACGTTATCTATCGAATACTGA
- a CDS encoding hydrogen peroxide-inducible genes activator — translation MSIKEYRPTLAQLRTFVTIAENKHFGTAATKLNISQPSLSQALVALETGLNIQLIERSTRRVIVTPAGEKLLPLAKATLDAADNFLAHAHGATGTLSGPLAIGIIPTIAPYLLPTIIDLVRERYPELELQIIEDQTKHLLQMLRDGAIDCALVAVPTSTAGLNEISLYEEKFRMVVPSNHKYAGREDLVLDDIKDISLLLLDDGHCLRDQVVDLCRQAEYNPMTASHTETRASSLTTVMQLIASNLGCTVIPESAVPIECSRPGVATAKFAPSVSAARRVGIVHRGSSTRSDDFTLLGELITDAFRHVIAQSQ, via the coding sequence ATGAGCATAAAAGAGTATCGCCCCACATTGGCACAGCTTCGCACTTTCGTAACCATCGCTGAAAACAAGCATTTTGGAACCGCGGCGACCAAGCTCAATATTTCACAGCCTTCGCTCTCCCAAGCACTCGTTGCACTCGAGACGGGCCTTAATATTCAACTTATTGAACGCTCGACCCGGCGCGTTATTGTAACCCCAGCCGGTGAAAAGCTCCTTCCCCTCGCCAAGGCAACACTTGATGCCGCTGACAATTTTTTAGCTCATGCACACGGCGCAACTGGTACTCTCTCGGGTCCGCTGGCTATCGGAATCATTCCGACCATCGCGCCATATTTACTTCCCACCATCATTGACCTCGTTCGTGAAAGATACCCAGAGTTAGAGCTGCAGATTATCGAGGACCAAACCAAACACCTGCTACAGATGCTGCGAGATGGAGCCATTGACTGTGCATTGGTTGCAGTACCAACCAGTACCGCTGGTTTGAATGAAATTTCGCTTTACGAGGAGAAGTTCCGCATGGTTGTGCCGAGTAACCATAAGTATGCGGGTCGGGAAGATCTAGTGTTGGATGACATTAAGGACATCTCCCTGTTACTGCTTGATGACGGACACTGTTTGCGTGATCAGGTTGTCGATTTATGTCGACAGGCAGAATACAATCCGATGACAGCAAGCCACACTGAGACTCGGGCGTCAAGCCTAACCACCGTAATGCAACTCATCGCGAGTAATTTAGGGTGCACTGTCATTCCGGAATCAGCTGTACCCATCGAATGCTCTCGACCCGGTGTCGCCACTGCGAAGTTCGCGCCATCGGTGTCGGCTGCTCGTCGGGTAGGTATTGTTCACCGAGGTTCGTCTACCCGCTCAGACGATTTCACTCTTCTAGGTGAACTCATCACAGATGCATTCCGGCATGTTATAGCCCAAAGTCAATAG